Proteins co-encoded in one Roseimicrobium gellanilyticum genomic window:
- a CDS encoding glycosyltransferase family 2 protein: MSRVAIITRTIDRPVLLERTLQSILGQTCQDWHWVIVDGGNTEAVPHLLQTHGERIQGRVTHLRFANPKPGMRGVPINAGIQASQTEFITLLDDDDTWDPYYLQAMVRAMDTRPHPSVRGAVCRTLCIHESSVEQGLKPQRSYELNPKLSNLTLPQLAVVNCFCTHAFLYDRSALDAVGMYPEDYPVLEDWHFNLRFLLHHEILVVPQTLTHYHFRPPEAHGLQANSQTAERDDHKFHEARLINEALREDLRTGRMGLGHVLAQAALARQLSTTLHSHESRMKAIGDKTGKIDTRTKELKDKLLDKRG; encoded by the coding sequence ATGAGCCGCGTCGCCATCATCACCCGCACGATTGATCGTCCGGTGCTGCTGGAGCGCACGCTGCAGAGCATCCTCGGCCAGACCTGCCAGGACTGGCACTGGGTGATCGTGGATGGTGGGAACACCGAGGCCGTGCCGCACCTGCTGCAGACCCATGGCGAGCGGATTCAGGGGCGCGTCACGCATCTGCGTTTTGCCAATCCGAAGCCGGGCATGCGCGGTGTGCCCATCAATGCGGGCATCCAGGCTTCCCAGACGGAATTCATCACCCTGCTGGATGACGATGACACATGGGACCCCTATTACCTCCAGGCCATGGTGCGGGCCATGGACACGCGGCCGCATCCCAGTGTGCGTGGCGCTGTCTGCCGCACTCTGTGCATTCATGAATCCAGCGTGGAGCAGGGTCTGAAGCCGCAGCGCAGCTATGAGCTGAATCCGAAGCTCTCGAATCTCACGCTGCCCCAGCTGGCAGTGGTGAACTGCTTCTGCACACACGCCTTCCTCTATGACCGCTCCGCCCTGGATGCCGTGGGCATGTATCCTGAGGACTATCCCGTGCTGGAGGACTGGCATTTCAATCTGCGCTTCCTGCTGCACCATGAGATTCTGGTCGTGCCGCAGACACTCACGCACTACCACTTCCGCCCACCGGAGGCGCATGGTCTCCAGGCAAACTCCCAGACGGCGGAGCGCGATGATCACAAGTTCCACGAGGCACGGCTCATCAATGAAGCCCTTCGCGAAGATCTCCGCACGGGCAGGATGGGACTCGGTCACGTACTCGCGCAGGCTGCGCTCGCCAGACAGCTCTCGACCACGCTGCACAGTCATGAGAGCCGGATGAAGGCCATCGGTGACAAGACTGGCAAGATCGACACGCGCACGAAGGAACTGAAGGACAAGCTTCTCGATAAGCGAGGATAA
- a CDS encoding glycosyltransferase family A protein, with protein MFRRLLAPKISLLHATRGRPEQALEAREKWIRAASNPRRIEHVFAADCDDESTQRAIKGLLHRVVPEKGGGCVAAWNLAAQASTGDVLVQLSDDWTPIPGWDEEFVRRLRDVRQPGVLRPSDGHRRDDLLCMAILTRARLKQQGEFLHSGYLGIYSDDEFSFRAYQDGVVIDARDLVLIHDHPNYNSAVEMDETYLAQNSTERDKTGRKIFLKRNPRAKGHWLHEGRWERFFVPLPAGESWNTKPPKPAPTVTSES; from the coding sequence ATGTTCCGTCGTCTCCTGGCTCCCAAGATTTCACTGCTCCACGCCACGCGTGGCCGTCCGGAGCAGGCGCTGGAGGCACGGGAGAAGTGGATTCGCGCCGCATCAAATCCCCGGCGCATCGAGCACGTCTTCGCCGCGGACTGTGATGATGAGTCCACGCAGCGGGCCATCAAGGGCCTGTTGCATCGCGTGGTGCCGGAGAAGGGTGGTGGTTGCGTGGCCGCGTGGAATCTCGCTGCGCAGGCCAGCACGGGCGACGTGCTGGTGCAGCTCTCGGATGACTGGACACCCATTCCGGGATGGGATGAGGAATTTGTGCGCCGCTTGCGGGATGTGCGCCAGCCGGGCGTGCTCCGCCCCAGCGATGGACATCGCCGCGATGACCTGCTTTGCATGGCCATCCTCACGCGCGCACGCCTGAAGCAGCAAGGAGAGTTCCTTCACAGCGGCTACCTCGGCATCTACTCGGATGATGAATTCAGCTTCCGCGCCTACCAGGACGGCGTGGTGATCGATGCCCGTGATCTGGTGCTCATCCATGATCATCCGAATTACAATTCCGCCGTGGAGATGGATGAGACCTACCTCGCGCAGAACAGCACGGAGCGGGACAAGACGGGCCGCAAGATCTTCCTGAAGCGCAACCCACGTGCCAAGGGGCACTGGCTGCATGAGGGACGCTGGGAGCGCTTCTTCGTGCCGCTGCCCGCGGGCGAGTCGTGGAACACCAAGCCACCGAAGCCGGCGCCGACCGTCACCTCAGAGTCATGA
- a CDS encoding glycosyltransferase, protein MSTPTAVSRLADGLHLCNDIAGRVLASQDAVPYGSTLRVAVLYREATGWAALAAFMRMFTRSLDLVAKERNLELGILAPRDESGKHAVPQHLPGRRWFMLPASGGRGALEASAAHHDIHVVIELFGTPPQIPGVGVVSWITDFQHLHLPQFFTTQEYKDREENFQQRAQNSNFILLSSQAAKTDYDATLSHASEKAWVAPFPSSLVFEELPSGEPRDIVRQYHLPEKFLLVANQYWAHKNHGVVIEALGKLAAEGVRIPAVFTGLPSDYRDPSNAPTSRILQSIAQQGLAGQVVPLGQVPFAHLQQLMRCAALVIQPSRFEGWSTVVQDIKALGRPLMCSDLPVHREQAPMALGHFGCDAPEALATYLRSHWPHLAAGPDLAQESRSLAAERAFAHTYGLRLADLCRRAFEVATTRRPA, encoded by the coding sequence ATGAGCACTCCCACGGCAGTCTCCCGTCTGGCTGATGGCCTTCACCTGTGCAACGACATCGCAGGCAGGGTGCTGGCCTCGCAAGATGCCGTGCCCTATGGCTCCACGTTGCGCGTCGCGGTCCTGTATCGTGAGGCGACCGGCTGGGCCGCGCTGGCCGCCTTCATGCGCATGTTCACCCGCTCGCTGGATCTCGTGGCGAAGGAGCGGAATCTCGAGCTCGGCATCCTCGCGCCCCGCGATGAATCCGGGAAGCATGCCGTGCCGCAGCATCTCCCGGGCCGCCGCTGGTTCATGCTGCCTGCCAGTGGTGGGCGTGGCGCGCTGGAGGCGTCTGCGGCACATCATGACATCCACGTGGTCATCGAGCTCTTTGGCACACCACCGCAGATTCCCGGGGTGGGGGTGGTCTCCTGGATCACGGACTTCCAGCATCTGCACCTGCCGCAGTTTTTCACCACGCAGGAGTACAAGGATCGCGAGGAGAACTTCCAGCAGCGCGCGCAGAACTCGAACTTCATCCTGCTCTCCAGCCAAGCAGCAAAGACCGACTACGATGCCACGCTCTCCCATGCATCGGAGAAGGCATGGGTCGCGCCATTCCCCTCCAGCCTGGTGTTTGAAGAGCTTCCCTCCGGCGAACCCAGGGACATCGTGCGCCAGTACCACCTGCCGGAGAAGTTCCTCCTCGTGGCGAACCAGTACTGGGCCCACAAGAACCACGGCGTGGTGATTGAGGCGCTGGGGAAACTCGCGGCGGAAGGCGTGCGCATTCCCGCTGTCTTCACCGGCCTGCCCTCGGACTATCGTGATCCTTCGAATGCACCCACGTCGCGCATATTGCAGAGTATCGCACAGCAGGGCTTGGCGGGTCAGGTGGTGCCTCTGGGGCAGGTGCCCTTTGCGCACCTGCAGCAGCTCATGCGCTGCGCCGCGCTGGTGATCCAGCCCTCGCGCTTTGAAGGCTGGAGCACCGTGGTGCAGGATATCAAGGCGCTCGGCCGTCCGCTCATGTGCTCGGACCTTCCCGTGCATCGTGAGCAGGCGCCCATGGCGCTTGGCCACTTCGGGTGTGATGCTCCGGAGGCGCTCGCCACCTACCTCCGCTCGCACTGGCCGCATCTCGCGGCCGGGCCGGACCTCGCCCAGGAGTCCCGGAGCCTCGCGGCCGAGCGTGCCTTTGCCCACACCTACGGTCTGCGGCTGGCGGACCTCTGCCGGCGGGCATTTGAAGTTGCGACCACCAGACGACCGGCTTAA